A region from the Thermodesulfovibrionales bacterium genome encodes:
- a CDS encoding dihydrofolate reductase family protein, which produces VIIDPAFEIAATAKVLSIPPETTIVVRRLTDNGPFSDMRRKKILLTQRGVAFIEFEGERLDLSWLMKRLGEREIASLMVEGGSSLNAHALHDGIVDKVLFFIAPKIIGGKDSSPAVGGKTFRRLEDAFSLRDVKVRRLGSDLLVEGYL; this is translated from the coding sequence GGGTCATCATCGATCCCGCCTTCGAAATAGCGGCCACGGCGAAGGTGCTGAGCATTCCCCCGGAGACAACCATTGTGGTGAGACGATTAACGGACAATGGTCCGTTTTCTGATATGCGCAGGAAGAAGATCCTCCTGACCCAAAGGGGCGTCGCCTTTATAGAGTTTGAAGGAGAGAGACTTGACCTCTCGTGGCTCATGAAGAGACTCGGAGAGAGGGAAATCGCTTCGCTCATGGTCGAGGGCGGTTCTTCTCTGAATGCGCATGCCCTCCACGACGGGATCGTCGACAAGGTGCTCTTCTTCATCGCACCGAAAATTATCGGCGGCAAAGACTCCTCTCCGGCTGTCGGAGGGAAAACATTCCGCAGACTCGAAGATGCCTTTTCGCTGAGAGATGTGAAAGTCAGGAGATTGGGAAGTGATCTTCTTGTCGAAGGGTATTTATAG
- the ccsA gene encoding cytochrome c biogenesis protein CcsA: protein MLWIAIAALPLYLLGIWKRPFLYVGLVPQAGYLLFRGVALGRLPLVGPHDTLTFLSAAIVAFTIPFYVLLKKPLFFRSTAVLSAVLTAFALMAKQHNTPLPPVLDTVWFELHVVLAFFSYALFGIGAIIGLTCLRERDTLGEGLQYRTILVGYCCFSFSMIFGGVWAYLAWGTYWLWTPKELWTSILWLFHTLYLHARLQSWWIGNPSVILGMTGFVIVVITYLGASLLMKSSHTL from the coding sequence ATGCTCTGGATAGCCATTGCAGCTCTGCCCCTCTATCTCTTGGGGATTTGGAAACGGCCTTTCCTCTACGTGGGCCTTGTCCCTCAGGCCGGCTACCTGCTTTTCAGGGGCGTGGCCTTGGGCAGGCTTCCCCTTGTGGGACCTCATGATACCCTCACCTTTCTTTCTGCGGCTATCGTGGCGTTCACGATCCCCTTTTACGTCCTTCTCAAAAAACCGCTATTCTTTCGCAGCACTGCCGTTCTCTCGGCTGTTCTGACCGCTTTCGCCTTGATGGCAAAACAGCACAATACACCCCTGCCGCCGGTACTCGATACGGTCTGGTTCGAGCTCCATGTGGTTCTCGCCTTTTTTTCCTATGCCCTTTTCGGTATCGGAGCGATCATAGGATTAACATGCCTGAGGGAGAGGGATACGCTAGGAGAGGGTTTGCAGTACAGGACTATCCTTGTCGGTTATTGCTGCTTTTCATTTTCGATGATATTCGGCGGGGTCTGGGCCTACCTCGCGTGGGGGACGTACTGGCTTTGGACGCCGAAAGAACTCTGGACAAGCATTTTGTGGCTGTTCCACACTCTGTATCTCCACGCCAGATTGCAATCGTGGTGGATTGGCAACCCTTCCGTGATATTAGGCATGACAGGCTTTGTCATTGTAGTTATCACGTATCTCGGGGCAAGCCTTCTCATGAAGAGCTCACACACCCTTTAG
- a CDS encoding PD-(D/E)XK nuclease family protein — MIKVFYSPPGLNVSETLFRYALKDYSLNSYHDYSGILSVVPSSLMARESQKIFHRLVAGESHGICYIPPDVVTLDQLARKVYALFGDKRVLDDSLVPVILSLISRRGLGFSSLVAHFIRDIDNRYPDQGIDEIRGIFDEIFRDLGIPEPAANICIESLDLYDRFKTFLDEKGVARREDLLRFGRDRFPLVSGKIVIINGFYDPVNSERDALRALIERAELSLIALPFDPEHSGLSEGYISFLKEIAPLEEIPMGIAPKGESRLSLRDAGSRERPDGDRFVYHPYSDPEEEVEGIAKKIKSLALSERFGRLEEIVVAFPDLPRYAPLVERVFRRYGIPFVLSLRKPLGMRRRFLDLICLLVSVAGNYPRLKFAQFLASDAFTKIPEALRRCVPLFSLQSGIVSGKESWLSLIAEGSEAIDMERLPKDEIEKGLLWVFDKLEILEEHRSGSTFHLYGDMLGNLLDEFGFIAVLPYVPAGGNESGGPLPEEKKAFQEVMERLSLLGELYPGSVSLTEFTQVLAHLLNASPVEEKGYGVRVMDFFEAPGLSPGFLYLGGLTDRAMPRRQETDYFLPDSAKKRAGFTHLDKYLELQRFIFSRLATSSMNIHLSYPQTDGEDTLLHSSFLYSGEEMKEDIPGIFSKEEQLTRTGSRPLASRITEVRDASHGSRFRAYLKVTDVDAYRFCPRKFFIERVAEMSPLSVKEYEVEAITLGNILHRIMEKIIPQPMKDLENLGTRAAEIAEGVIGEKKIGDYWKALIRDTFLEILPDIIEREREIRAEGYVSSSVERSISGEPLDGIMLKGKIDRFDRIGDSVQIIDYKTGAAGLNCSQVVRGNENLQLFLYAAILKSQGYRVERVGVYSLKDVRIKWCPSVRACRGGDRGTIDDYIVASLGFLEEAARGLRAGDFTARPLQEYNCRNCHEYSLCPYIQQ, encoded by the coding sequence ATGATAAAAGTCTTCTATTCACCGCCGGGTCTCAATGTTTCCGAAACGCTCTTCAGGTACGCCCTCAAGGATTATTCTCTCAATTCTTACCACGATTATTCGGGCATCCTTTCTGTAGTCCCCTCTTCACTCATGGCGCGTGAATCTCAGAAGATATTTCACAGACTTGTAGCCGGCGAGTCTCATGGAATATGCTACATCCCCCCTGATGTGGTGACTCTGGATCAGCTCGCAAGGAAGGTTTACGCACTCTTCGGAGACAAGAGGGTGCTGGATGATTCGCTTGTCCCCGTAATCCTTTCCCTGATCTCACGAAGAGGACTCGGTTTCTCATCACTCGTCGCGCACTTCATCCGGGACATCGACAACAGATATCCGGATCAAGGAATCGATGAGATCAGAGGAATCTTCGACGAGATTTTTCGAGACCTCGGCATCCCGGAACCGGCAGCGAACATCTGCATCGAGTCTCTTGACCTTTATGACAGATTCAAAACCTTTCTGGACGAGAAGGGTGTCGCGAGAAGGGAGGATCTACTCCGCTTCGGGAGGGACCGCTTTCCTCTGGTGTCGGGGAAAATCGTCATCATCAACGGATTTTATGATCCCGTCAACTCTGAAAGGGATGCCCTGAGGGCCCTGATCGAGCGCGCAGAGCTCTCCCTCATCGCGCTGCCCTTCGACCCGGAGCACAGCGGCCTGAGTGAAGGGTATATCAGTTTTCTGAAGGAGATCGCGCCGCTTGAGGAGATACCGATGGGTATAGCCCCTAAAGGGGAATCCCGATTGTCACTTCGCGACGCGGGTAGCCGTGAACGTCCGGACGGCGACCGTTTTGTTTATCACCCCTATTCCGATCCCGAGGAAGAGGTCGAGGGAATCGCGAAGAAGATAAAATCTCTTGCTCTCTCGGAAAGGTTCGGTCGGCTCGAAGAAATTGTTGTCGCTTTTCCCGATCTCCCCCGATACGCCCCTCTCGTCGAACGGGTCTTCAGGCGATACGGCATTCCTTTCGTTCTCTCCCTGCGAAAACCCCTCGGCATGCGAAGGAGGTTCCTCGACCTCATCTGCCTCCTCGTATCCGTGGCGGGCAACTATCCGCGATTGAAATTCGCGCAGTTCCTCGCTTCCGACGCCTTCACGAAAATTCCCGAGGCCCTGAGGCGGTGCGTTCCCCTCTTTTCCCTCCAGTCAGGGATCGTATCCGGTAAGGAGTCATGGCTTTCCCTGATCGCCGAAGGCTCTGAGGCGATAGACATGGAGCGACTCCCGAAAGATGAGATCGAGAAAGGTCTTCTCTGGGTCTTCGACAAATTAGAGATCCTCGAGGAGCACAGATCCGGCTCGACGTTTCATCTCTACGGGGATATGCTCGGGAACCTTCTCGATGAATTCGGCTTCATAGCGGTACTGCCCTACGTCCCGGCTGGGGGGAATGAATCCGGAGGTCCTTTACCGGAGGAAAAGAAGGCCTTTCAGGAGGTCATGGAACGCCTTTCCCTGCTCGGTGAACTCTATCCGGGAAGTGTCAGCCTCACTGAATTCACCCAAGTGCTCGCTCATCTCCTCAATGCCTCACCGGTTGAGGAAAAGGGTTACGGCGTCAGGGTCATGGATTTCTTTGAGGCGCCTGGATTGTCTCCCGGATTTCTCTACCTCGGAGGACTCACTGACAGGGCGATGCCGAGGAGACAGGAGACCGACTATTTCCTGCCCGACAGCGCCAAGAAAAGGGCCGGTTTTACCCACCTCGATAAGTATCTTGAACTCCAGAGGTTTATCTTCTCCCGTCTCGCAACCTCCTCAATGAATATCCATCTCTCCTATCCCCAAACAGATGGAGAAGACACGCTTCTTCACTCTTCGTTCCTCTATTCGGGAGAAGAGATGAAGGAGGATATCCCCGGAATATTTTCGAAGGAGGAGCAGCTCACGAGAACCGGCAGCAGACCCCTTGCGTCGCGCATAACGGAAGTGAGAGACGCCTCCCATGGATCACGCTTCCGGGCGTATCTGAAGGTTACGGACGTCGATGCCTACAGGTTCTGTCCGAGAAAATTCTTCATTGAACGGGTGGCCGAGATGTCGCCCCTCTCCGTGAAGGAATATGAGGTCGAGGCGATAACCCTCGGAAACATCCTTCATAGAATCATGGAGAAGATTATACCGCAGCCGATGAAGGACCTCGAGAATCTCGGCACGAGAGCGGCAGAAATCGCAGAGGGCGTCATCGGCGAAAAGAAGATAGGCGATTACTGGAAGGCGCTCATCAGGGACACGTTTCTCGAGATACTGCCTGATATCATCGAGAGAGAACGCGAAATACGGGCCGAGGGGTATGTATCAAGCTCTGTCGAAAGATCCATCTCCGGCGAGCCTCTCGATGGGATAATGCTAAAAGGCAAGATAGATCGCTTCGACAGGATCGGCGATTCGGTCCAGATAATCGATTATAAAACAGGTGCGGCCGGTCTCAACTGCTCCCAGGTTGTGAGGGGGAATGAAAACCTCCAGCTCTTCCTCTATGCGGCGATCCTGAAGAGCCAGGGTTATCGGGTGGAGCGGGTCGGAGTTTACTCTCTCAAGGATGTTCGGATCAAGTGGTGCCCGTCGGTGAGGGCATGCAGGGG